One window of the Paraburkholderia sp. PGU19 genome contains the following:
- a CDS encoding aquaporin produces MSGLGKRLVVEGAGTAWLVFVGCGTAVLNTGAQGNSVLAVPLAFGLALATATYVLGRFSGAHFNPAVTVGYVTAQRFPVRDLAPYIAAQVLGALAGAALLVYIASGRPGFELAASEFGANGYGDHSPDDYQLHSALAVEITMSFAFVLARMLVSNGQSANLIDPLVAGVWLMLSYVVATPITNGSLNPARSTGPALFVGDWALHQLWLFWAAPLAGGMLAGLLHSRLFGDPGDIFARPSRESQHGESA; encoded by the coding sequence ATGTCAGGGCTGGGAAAGCGATTGGTTGTCGAAGGTGCCGGGACGGCGTGGCTCGTGTTCGTTGGATGCGGCACGGCCGTGCTCAACACCGGCGCGCAAGGTAATAGCGTTTTAGCTGTGCCGCTCGCATTCGGTCTCGCGCTGGCTACAGCCACTTACGTACTCGGGCGCTTCTCCGGCGCTCACTTCAATCCCGCCGTCACCGTGGGTTACGTGACCGCGCAGCGGTTTCCCGTCCGCGATCTCGCGCCCTATATCGCAGCGCAGGTGCTTGGCGCGCTCGCGGGCGCGGCGCTGCTCGTCTACATCGCCAGCGGCCGCCCCGGCTTCGAACTCGCAGCGAGTGAATTCGGCGCGAACGGATATGGCGACCATTCTCCCGACGACTATCAGCTTCATTCCGCGCTGGCCGTCGAAATCACCATGTCGTTTGCGTTCGTGCTGGCACGCATGCTCGTGTCCAACGGCCAATCGGCGAACCTGATCGATCCGCTCGTCGCAGGCGTGTGGCTGATGCTGAGCTACGTCGTCGCGACGCCCATCACCAATGGATCATTGAATCCTGCGCGTTCGACCGGACCGGCTCTGTTCGTCGGCGACTGGGCGCTCCACCAGTTGTGGCTCTTCTGGGCGGCTCCGCTGGCGGGCGGCATGCTCGCCGGCCTGCTCCATTCGCGACTGTTCGGCGACCCGGGCGATATCTTCGCGCGGCCGTCCCGCGAGAGCCAGCACGGCGAGTCGGCGTGA
- a CDS encoding transporter substrate-binding domain-containing protein yields the protein MYRSRISAHSRVHSTHRAWLIGVRLALKASLALLLILLSGQQVHAALGARPQAFPPKLTVGVLASGWSPFEMFQEGRFTGLSVDYLRAVVGPDVEITTKSYTDLNQLLAAACANRVDVLMSIARTPDREHCLSFSVPYFRGSTSVVTRASNAMGEAQVQSARVAIERGFALGAVLRERFPRARIDSFADTLAALRAIKRGDDDAYFGFTPAVRHYLADPEFRDLSIAFEETGQASEMRFAVPAGKSDLRDKLDRGLSALRPDDEAAIRARWIGGSFEARSAPAVSNLVLSREEQAWLRSLPPLSVGFDADWAPFSTLDDLGRPSGIAADYLDYLGRTLGLSFHRAPAKDWTTTIAGFNRGNVALLATATRNDPQLEHATFTRAYETYPLVIVAREAEPAARSLSDFAARRIVVSMHSQGALPFELYGVAATHATVAPSLDAALKLLAAGGADTLVGNVAEIDAALTREYAGVLKVVSVVREPDPVGFAVRDDLAPLAGLIDRALLAMPASERQRIRQKWVTGDPPPQGGWSVTALRLLPVLIGIGVVLLLTLRAYVLLQREVGRRERTERELESQLNFQQTMMEMVPYPLVAKDLQGRYIGVNRAYEQATGLRREAVIGRTSTDVHAWGENNSLRLEQLTREALQSGTATQIELEFEDSQYDSRHGLFCVCVCNGVDGTPLCVLGTLVDITDIRRAEMLASETQRRLVDVTSSLPAVVFQLRRGLDGQYTFPYVGGDTKQLLGYDSTVLMRRATLNFGSICADDRPGVVAALERSAAMSEPLHLEFRIDGPGEQRWVRAELVPRREPSDATVWSGYWVDASIERLRADELARARDLAQAASRAKDDFLAMMSHEIRTPMNGVLGLVEVLERTRLDADQGEMLGMIHESAGALLQILDDLLDYSKIEAGRLTIESEPIDLRDLVDTAVGLLAGRAHEKGLKVRVDIDPQVAATLRGDSVRLRQILFNLLGNAIKFTPQGEVDVNVKVVEESEAGQMVEMSVVDTGIGIAPEVQARLFEPFVQAESSTTRRFGGTGLGLTICRKLIALMGGTLSLSSTPGEGTHMTLRLRMPLEMQQYTAGGLRGRRGVVATPDACVARALAHFGAALVIELRCAGADLAELRDPQALRGVDLVFVGDGVDLPAAVAQSGAKIISLTEKPKPTGYRIVDNAVRVSINPISWRGLSAACAAALTGLSPTPARHPGAAEAAAAPPDRERAIASGRLVLVAEDHPVNQELIRHQLALLGFACDVVNDGAEAVEALHATPYGFLITDCHMPTMSGYELARSVRESERLTGAHLPILGITANTANTAPEDLKACREAGMDDCLVKPTRLATLRDYLSRWFGADSARPAAQGDATAAVVADAGPENVGSIAFVPVDLSQLTQIWGSESTVKSLLDAFVSAVRDDLRALPPLLNELDVPALRQWHHRVAGAVGVLQYPPLLGALEQYRRQLTSTPSETLRSEGIALVRTCNTMLDGIEEQAALLA from the coding sequence ATGTACCGTTCGCGCATCTCCGCTCATTCCCGTGTTCATTCCACACATCGCGCCTGGCTAATCGGCGTCCGCCTTGCGCTGAAGGCAAGCCTCGCGTTGCTGTTGATACTGCTGAGCGGTCAACAGGTCCATGCCGCGCTCGGCGCGCGGCCACAAGCGTTTCCTCCCAAACTGACAGTCGGCGTGCTCGCCAGCGGCTGGTCGCCTTTCGAGATGTTTCAGGAAGGCCGCTTCACCGGGCTGAGCGTCGACTATCTGCGCGCCGTCGTTGGGCCGGATGTCGAGATCACGACGAAGTCGTATACAGACCTGAACCAGTTGCTCGCCGCGGCGTGCGCGAATCGCGTCGACGTGCTGATGAGCATCGCCCGCACGCCGGACCGCGAGCATTGCCTGTCATTCTCGGTGCCGTATTTCCGCGGATCGACTTCCGTCGTGACGCGGGCGAGCAATGCGATGGGCGAGGCACAGGTGCAAAGCGCGCGCGTCGCCATCGAGCGCGGGTTCGCGCTCGGCGCCGTGCTGCGCGAGCGCTTCCCGCGTGCACGTATCGATAGCTTCGCCGACACGCTTGCCGCGTTGCGCGCAATCAAGCGGGGTGACGACGACGCCTATTTCGGCTTTACACCTGCCGTGCGGCATTATCTGGCGGACCCGGAATTCCGTGACCTGAGTATCGCGTTCGAGGAGACGGGGCAGGCGAGCGAGATGCGCTTCGCCGTGCCTGCCGGCAAAAGCGACCTGCGCGACAAGCTCGACCGCGGGCTGTCCGCGTTGCGACCGGACGACGAAGCCGCAATCCGGGCGCGCTGGATCGGCGGCAGCTTCGAAGCGCGGTCCGCACCGGCGGTGTCCAATCTCGTGCTGAGCCGTGAAGAGCAGGCGTGGCTGAGGTCGCTTCCGCCGCTCTCGGTCGGCTTCGACGCCGACTGGGCGCCGTTCAGCACGCTCGACGACCTCGGCCGTCCCTCGGGCATCGCCGCCGACTATCTCGACTATCTGGGCCGCACGCTCGGCCTCTCGTTCCACCGCGCGCCGGCGAAGGACTGGACGACCACGATTGCCGGTTTCAACCGCGGCAACGTCGCGCTGCTCGCGACTGCCACGCGCAATGATCCTCAACTGGAGCATGCGACTTTCACCCGCGCGTACGAAACGTATCCGCTTGTCATCGTCGCGCGCGAAGCCGAACCTGCTGCGCGTAGCCTCAGCGATTTTGCCGCGCGCCGCATCGTGGTGTCGATGCATAGCCAGGGGGCGTTGCCATTCGAGTTGTACGGCGTCGCCGCGACGCACGCGACGGTCGCGCCAAGTCTCGATGCGGCGCTGAAACTGCTGGCCGCCGGAGGCGCCGACACGCTGGTTGGCAACGTCGCCGAGATCGACGCTGCGCTGACACGGGAATATGCCGGCGTGCTGAAAGTGGTCAGCGTGGTGCGCGAGCCAGATCCCGTTGGCTTCGCGGTTCGTGACGACCTCGCGCCGCTGGCGGGGCTGATCGACCGCGCGCTGCTCGCGATGCCGGCGTCGGAGCGTCAACGCATCCGTCAGAAATGGGTGACAGGCGACCCACCGCCGCAAGGCGGCTGGAGCGTGACGGCGCTGCGGCTGCTGCCTGTGCTGATCGGTATCGGCGTCGTGCTGTTGCTGACGTTGCGGGCGTATGTGTTGCTGCAGCGCGAAGTCGGCCGGCGTGAGCGCACCGAGCGTGAGCTCGAATCGCAACTGAACTTCCAGCAGACGATGATGGAAATGGTCCCGTATCCGCTCGTCGCAAAAGATCTGCAAGGACGCTACATCGGCGTCAACCGGGCTTACGAGCAAGCGACGGGCCTCAGGCGTGAAGCCGTGATCGGCCGAACGAGCACGGACGTTCATGCCTGGGGAGAGAACAACAGCTTGCGTCTCGAGCAGCTGACACGCGAGGCGCTGCAAAGCGGCACGGCCACGCAGATCGAACTGGAGTTCGAAGACAGTCAGTACGACAGCCGGCACGGTCTCTTTTGCGTGTGCGTCTGCAACGGCGTCGACGGCACGCCGCTGTGCGTGCTCGGCACGCTCGTCGACATTACGGATATCCGTCGCGCTGAAATGCTGGCAAGCGAGACGCAGCGGCGTCTCGTCGACGTAACCAGCTCGTTGCCGGCCGTGGTGTTCCAGTTGCGCCGCGGGCTCGATGGCCAGTACACGTTCCCCTATGTGGGCGGCGATACCAAACAGTTGCTGGGTTACGACAGTACTGTTCTGATGCGGCGCGCCACGCTCAATTTTGGCTCCATTTGCGCGGACGACCGTCCCGGCGTCGTCGCCGCACTCGAACGGTCCGCTGCAATGTCGGAACCGCTGCACCTGGAGTTTCGGATCGACGGTCCCGGCGAGCAGCGTTGGGTGCGCGCGGAGCTCGTGCCGCGTCGCGAGCCGAGTGATGCGACCGTCTGGAGCGGCTATTGGGTCGACGCGAGCATCGAACGGCTGCGCGCCGACGAACTGGCTCGGGCGCGCGATCTGGCCCAAGCGGCGTCGCGCGCAAAAGACGACTTCCTCGCGATGATGAGCCACGAAATCCGCACGCCGATGAATGGCGTGCTCGGACTTGTCGAAGTCCTGGAGCGCACCCGGCTCGATGCCGATCAGGGCGAGATGCTCGGGATGATTCACGAATCGGCGGGTGCACTGCTGCAGATTCTCGACGACCTGCTCGACTATTCGAAGATCGAGGCGGGACGACTGACCATCGAATCCGAGCCGATCGACCTGCGTGATCTGGTCGATACGGCGGTTGGCCTGTTGGCGGGGCGAGCGCATGAGAAAGGGCTCAAAGTGCGCGTCGATATCGATCCGCAAGTCGCCGCGACGCTGCGCGGCGATAGCGTACGGCTGCGACAAATCCTGTTCAATCTGCTCGGCAACGCGATCAAATTTACGCCGCAGGGCGAGGTCGATGTGAACGTGAAGGTAGTCGAGGAGAGCGAGGCGGGACAAATGGTCGAGATGAGTGTCGTCGATACGGGTATTGGTATCGCGCCTGAAGTCCAGGCTCGCCTGTTCGAACCGTTCGTGCAGGCGGAATCGTCGACCACCCGGCGCTTCGGCGGCACGGGCCTGGGGCTGACGATCTGCCGCAAACTGATCGCGTTGATGGGCGGCACGCTGTCGTTGTCGAGCACGCCTGGCGAAGGCACGCACATGACGCTGCGTTTGCGGATGCCGCTCGAAATGCAGCAATACACGGCGGGCGGACTGCGCGGCAGACGCGGCGTCGTCGCGACGCCGGATGCGTGCGTCGCGCGGGCACTGGCGCACTTCGGCGCGGCGCTCGTTATCGAACTGCGTTGTGCCGGTGCCGACCTTGCCGAACTGCGTGATCCGCAAGCGTTGCGAGGTGTGGACCTCGTGTTCGTCGGCGACGGCGTCGATCTGCCGGCAGCCGTCGCGCAGTCCGGCGCGAAAATCATCAGCCTGACCGAGAAGCCGAAGCCGACGGGCTATCGGATCGTCGACAACGCCGTGCGTGTGAGCATCAACCCGATCTCGTGGCGCGGCTTGAGCGCGGCGTGCGCGGCCGCGTTGACGGGCCTTTCGCCGACACCTGCCCGTCATCCCGGCGCAGCCGAAGCCGCCGCCGCGCCGCCGGATCGGGAGCGCGCGATTGCGAGCGGGCGCCTCGTGCTCGTCGCCGAAGATCATCCCGTGAATCAGGAACTGATCCGTCATCAACTGGCGCTGCTTGGTTTCGCGTGCGATGTCGTCAATGACGGCGCCGAGGCAGTCGAAGCACTCCATGCGACACCGTACGGCTTCCTGATTACCGACTGTCACATGCCCACTATGTCCGGCTACGAACTGGCGCGATCCGTGCGCGAAAGCGAGCGACTGACGGGCGCGCACCTGCCGATACTCGGGATCACCGCGAACACCGCGAACACCGCGCCCGAAGATCTGAAGGCATGTCGCGAGGCCGGCATGGACGATTGCCTCGTCAAACCGACGCGCCTCGCCACCTTGCGTGACTATCTGAGCCGGTGGTTCGGCGCGGACAGCGCGCGGCCCGCTGCGCAAGGTGACGCGACGGCTGCTGTCGTCGCGGATGCGGGACCTGAAAACGTCGGCAGCATCGCATTCGTTCCCGTCGATCTCAGCCAGTTGACGCAGATCTGGGGCAGTGAATCGACGGTCAAGTCGCTGCTCGATGCATTCGTGTCGGCCGTGCGCGACGATCTGCGCGCGTTGCCGCCGCTGCTGAACGAACTCGATGTCCCGGCCTTGCGTCAATGGCATCATCGCGTCGCTGGCGCGGTGGGTGTGTTGCAGTATCCGCCGCTGCTCGGCGCGCTCGAACAGTACCGGCGGCAATTGACCTCGACGCCGTCGGAAACGCTGCGCAGCGAGGGCATTGCGCTCGTGCGCACGTGCAATACGATGCTCGACGGCATCGAAGAGCAGGCGGCGCTGCTCGCCTGA
- a CDS encoding CHRD domain-containing protein, producing MITIQKLSMVAVLWALASGVALADTVELKADLEPSSEVPPRVSHGHGALNATFDTSTKTLNWTATYESLSGPVTMAHFHGPAPVGQNAKVQVPIDKNALASPIKGSATLTEQQVTDLMGGQWYFNVHTAQNPTGEIRGQVMPAN from the coding sequence ATGATTACAATTCAAAAGCTGAGCATGGTTGCTGTCTTGTGGGCGCTGGCGTCGGGTGTGGCACTGGCGGATACGGTGGAATTGAAGGCCGACCTCGAACCGTCGAGTGAAGTGCCCCCGCGCGTGAGTCACGGACATGGCGCACTGAACGCCACGTTCGATACTTCGACGAAAACACTCAATTGGACAGCGACTTACGAGAGCCTGTCGGGTCCCGTGACGATGGCGCACTTCCACGGTCCTGCGCCCGTCGGGCAGAACGCCAAGGTGCAGGTGCCCATCGACAAGAACGCGCTGGCCAGTCCGATCAAAGGCTCGGCAACGCTGACGGAGCAACAGGTCACCGACCTGATGGGCGGTCAGTGGTACTTCAACGTTCACACCGCGCAGAATCCAACGGGTGAAATTCGCGGCCAGGTGATGCCGGCGAATTAA
- a CDS encoding alpha/beta hydrolase — MSWQSALACWFLRRQFHPQTRHPTISAERARRMTAKRAYTPRVPSGWTLDERYGEHDWPLRGEWLTRVDGTHTATILYLHGGGYYFCSPQTHRAASFGLASRSGARVFSLDYRLAPENPFPAALDDALAAYRRLLEDGTKPHSIVIAGDSAGGGLALATLVALHDAGEPLPGGAILFSPWTDLAATGASLQTNDGIDPMFHGPSIARAARLYLGDTPATHPYASPLYADLRGLPPLFMQVSSTEVLLDDSRRVADKARAAGVDIDFEIWRKMPHVWQLWAPFIPEARRALDLAARFVARVTSEPRDVHPASERSIA; from the coding sequence ATGAGTTGGCAAAGCGCCCTGGCATGCTGGTTCCTGCGCCGTCAGTTTCATCCGCAGACGCGGCATCCGACGATCAGCGCCGAACGCGCGCGCCGCATGACAGCGAAGCGCGCGTACACGCCGCGCGTGCCATCGGGCTGGACGCTGGATGAACGCTATGGCGAGCACGACTGGCCGTTGCGCGGCGAATGGCTGACGCGCGTCGACGGCACGCATACGGCGACGATCCTCTATTTGCATGGCGGCGGCTATTACTTCTGTTCGCCGCAGACGCATCGTGCAGCGTCCTTTGGTCTTGCATCGCGCAGCGGCGCGCGCGTGTTCTCGCTCGATTACCGGCTCGCGCCCGAAAACCCGTTTCCCGCCGCGCTCGACGATGCATTGGCCGCGTACCGTCGCCTGCTCGAAGACGGCACGAAGCCTCACTCGATCGTGATCGCAGGCGATTCGGCGGGCGGCGGGCTCGCGCTCGCGACGCTCGTCGCGTTGCACGATGCGGGTGAGCCGTTACCGGGAGGCGCGATCCTGTTTTCGCCGTGGACCGATCTCGCGGCAACGGGCGCGTCGCTGCAAACCAACGACGGCATCGATCCGATGTTTCACGGTCCTTCCATCGCGCGGGCGGCGAGGCTTTATCTCGGCGACACGCCGGCTACGCACCCGTACGCATCGCCGCTCTACGCGGACCTGAGGGGCCTGCCGCCGCTCTTCATGCAGGTGAGCAGCACGGAAGTCCTGCTCGACGATTCGCGCCGCGTCGCGGACAAGGCGCGCGCAGCGGGCGTCGATATCGACTTCGAGATCTGGCGCAAGATGCCGCACGTATGGCAGCTCTGGGCGCCGTTCATTCCCGAGGCGCGCCGCGCGCTCGATCTCGCCGCGCGCTTCGTCGCACGCGTGACGAGCGAGCCGCGCGACGTTCATCCCGCGAGCGAAAGGTCGATCGCCTGA
- a CDS encoding EcsC family protein, with the protein MEPTMLAAAPLSADDLAALRRAKHELESPALTMKLASIVGSPMEKLISRMPSIASDKVNDATQLALRKCLQIALRTLGRPMAGAPLGVSDRPSNLLHKFAVATTGAAGGAFGLFALPVELPVTTTLMFRSICDIARSEGEDLTSVDTQLQCLTVLGMGGTSKADDDADYGYFIMRGALAQAVSKASSEIATKGFTTHGSAALLRLLNTIAARFSVQVSEQIAAKSIPAIGAVLGAMVNTVFIDHFQQVAHGHFTVRRLERQYGTEAVQDAYQAIDLSLAG; encoded by the coding sequence ATGGAACCGACTATGCTCGCCGCCGCGCCGCTTTCGGCGGACGATCTCGCGGCCCTGCGCCGCGCCAAGCACGAGCTCGAAAGCCCGGCGCTGACGATGAAGCTCGCCAGCATCGTCGGCTCGCCGATGGAAAAGCTGATTTCGCGCATGCCGTCGATCGCCAGCGACAAGGTCAACGACGCGACGCAACTCGCATTGCGCAAATGTCTGCAGATCGCGCTGCGCACGCTCGGGCGTCCGATGGCCGGCGCGCCGCTCGGCGTCAGCGACCGGCCGAGCAATCTGCTGCACAAGTTCGCGGTCGCGACGACGGGCGCGGCGGGCGGCGCATTCGGGCTGTTCGCGTTGCCCGTCGAGCTGCCCGTCACGACCACGCTGATGTTCCGCTCGATCTGCGATATCGCGCGCAGCGAGGGCGAGGATCTGACTTCCGTCGATACGCAACTGCAGTGTCTGACGGTGCTCGGCATGGGCGGCACATCGAAAGCCGACGACGACGCCGATTACGGCTACTTCATCATGCGAGGCGCGTTGGCGCAGGCGGTGTCGAAGGCGTCGTCGGAGATCGCGACCAAGGGTTTTACGACGCATGGCTCCGCGGCGCTGCTGCGTCTGTTGAACACGATCGCGGCGCGCTTCTCAGTGCAGGTGAGCGAGCAAATTGCCGCGAAGTCGATTCCGGCGATCGGCGCGGTGCTCGGCGCGATGGTCAATACCGTGTTCATCGACCATTTCCAGCAGGTCGCGCACGGCCACTTCACCGTGCGCCGGCTCGAACGCCAGTACGGCACCGAGGCCGTGCAGGACGCGTATCAGGCGATCGACCTTTCGCTCGCGGGATGA
- a CDS encoding MDR family MFS transporter, with the protein MAVHTAAHHSSGQVLPFRESLLAMLGVSFVSMLVALDQTVVGTALPTIVADLKGFELYAWVATSYLLTSVITVPIFGRLGDYYGRKPFVIASIVVFTGASVLCGAANNMLFLVIARGLQGIGGGMLVGTAFACIPDLFPDSVVRLRWQVLMSTAFGIANAIGPSLGGFLTQYYGWRSVFYVNLPVGLLSLFFVWRYLPHLRHVVHEGKMRLDWPGAVLIALSLGSLQMFVELLPKHGVTASALALLVVSVACAIALWKWEKRFPQAILPIDMFRNKSLSALFVLAVLGGFAMFSLLFYAPLLFQGGFGMTPNEAGLVITPLVVFITIGSIANGRIVSRVPNPNVMLFIGFALFAAASLGMVIATHTMPHWLLMLFMTFGGLGLGFVLPNLTVFAQQTAGREHLGIATALLQSLRMIGGMIGTALTGTLVTHMYASGVRSALDGDRASQWFADLGDPQILVNRDAQHTLLSELAKAGHNGAVLLESARESLVGAIHIGLMLGALVSLFAIWQSRRVPPVKLRKQIEPVIHAD; encoded by the coding sequence ATGGCCGTGCATACCGCCGCCCACCATTCGAGTGGGCAAGTTTTACCGTTCCGGGAGTCGCTACTGGCGATGCTCGGCGTCTCTTTCGTCTCGATGCTCGTCGCGCTCGATCAGACCGTGGTCGGCACCGCGCTGCCGACCATCGTGGCGGATCTCAAAGGCTTCGAACTGTACGCGTGGGTCGCGACGTCGTATCTGCTGACGTCGGTGATCACCGTGCCGATCTTCGGGCGCCTCGGCGATTACTACGGGCGCAAGCCGTTCGTCATCGCGTCGATCGTCGTATTCACCGGCGCATCCGTGCTGTGCGGCGCGGCCAACAACATGCTGTTTCTGGTGATCGCGCGCGGCTTGCAGGGCATCGGCGGCGGCATGCTGGTCGGCACCGCGTTCGCCTGCATCCCTGACCTGTTTCCCGACTCCGTGGTCCGGCTGCGCTGGCAGGTACTGATGAGCACGGCGTTCGGCATTGCGAATGCCATCGGTCCGTCGCTCGGCGGCTTTCTCACGCAGTATTACGGCTGGCGCTCGGTGTTTTACGTGAATTTGCCCGTCGGCCTGCTGTCGCTGTTTTTCGTATGGCGCTATCTGCCGCATTTGCGGCATGTCGTCCACGAAGGCAAGATGCGGCTCGACTGGCCGGGCGCGGTGCTGATCGCGCTGTCGCTCGGCAGCTTGCAGATGTTCGTCGAATTGCTGCCGAAGCACGGCGTCACGGCTTCGGCGCTTGCGTTGCTGGTCGTGAGCGTCGCGTGTGCGATTGCGCTGTGGAAGTGGGAAAAGCGCTTCCCGCAAGCGATCCTTCCCATCGACATGTTCCGCAACAAGAGCCTGTCCGCGCTGTTCGTGCTGGCCGTGCTCGGCGGTTTCGCGATGTTCTCGCTGCTGTTCTACGCGCCGCTGCTGTTTCAGGGCGGCTTCGGCATGACGCCGAACGAGGCGGGTCTCGTGATCACGCCGCTCGTCGTGTTCATCACGATCGGCAGCATTGCGAATGGGCGCATCGTGTCGCGCGTGCCGAATCCGAATGTGATGCTGTTCATCGGCTTCGCGCTGTTCGCGGCGGCGTCGCTCGGCATGGTGATCGCGACGCACACGATGCCCCACTGGCTGCTGATGCTGTTCATGACCTTCGGCGGCCTCGGCCTCGGCTTCGTGCTGCCGAATCTAACGGTGTTCGCGCAGCAGACGGCGGGTCGCGAGCATCTCGGCATCGCGACGGCGCTGCTGCAATCGCTGCGTATGATCGGCGGGATGATCGGCACGGCGCTGACGGGCACGCTCGTCACGCACATGTATGCGAGCGGCGTGCGCAGCGCGCTCGATGGCGATCGGGCAAGCCAATGGTTCGCCGATCTCGGCGATCCGCAGATCCTCGTGAATCGCGACGCGCAGCACACGCTTTTGAGCGAACTCGCGAAGGCAGGGCACAATGGCGCCGTGCTGCTGGAGTCGGCGCGCGAATCGCTGGTGGGCGCGATCCATATCGGCTTGATGCTCGGCGCGCTGGTGTCGCTGTTCGCGATCTGGCAGAGCCGGCGCGTGCCGCCCGTCAAGCTGCGCAAGCAGATCGAGCCGGTCATCCACGCGGATTGA
- a CDS encoding MarR family winged helix-turn-helix transcriptional regulator — protein MEEQDRVAILHQFGRTYRAFMSAFEGRVGHPMPRWRILLALYEQAGESSQKKLVERLRIDPGALTRQLKSLEAMGWISRSMDERDNRITNVKLTAEGLAAIETSLPNRNAFLHDTMAALPDDVLAALSSALTMLEARIVEVAAAADAEAAQAGR, from the coding sequence ATGGAAGAACAGGACCGCGTCGCTATCCTGCATCAGTTTGGACGCACGTATCGCGCGTTCATGTCGGCGTTCGAAGGGCGCGTCGGGCATCCGATGCCGCGCTGGCGCATTCTGCTCGCGTTGTACGAGCAGGCGGGCGAGTCGTCGCAGAAGAAGCTGGTCGAACGCTTGCGCATCGATCCGGGCGCGCTGACGCGACAGCTGAAGTCGCTCGAAGCGATGGGCTGGATCTCGCGCAGCATGGACGAGCGCGACAACCGCATCACGAACGTGAAGCTCACGGCGGAGGGGCTCGCCGCGATCGAAACGAGCCTGCCGAACCGCAATGCGTTTCTGCACGACACGATGGCCGCGTTGCCCGACGATGTGCTCGCCGCCCTGTCGAGCGCGCTGACGATGCTCGAGGCGCGCATCGTCGAAGTAGCCGCGGCGGCGGACGCTGAAGCCGCGCAAGCCGGGCGCTGA
- a CDS encoding amino acid deaminase: MKVTNYQGATIDPYSKGLGNVPGTSIQLTDAARLEWNLLDEDVSLPAAVLYADRIEHNLKWMQTFVAEYGVKLAPHGKTTMAPQLFRRQIETGAWGITLATAHQVRAAYHGGVSRVLMANQLVGKRNMLMIAELLSDPDFEFFCLVDSVEGVEQLGKFFGSVKKQLQVLVELGVPGGRTGVRDDAQTHAVLDAIARYPDSLKLAGIELYEGVLKEEQEVRDFLRSAVKLTLELSDQGRFARTPAVLSGAGSAWYDVVAEEFSKASRKDRIEIVLRPGCYLTHDVGIYRKAQTDIFKRNPVAKRMGEGLLPALHLWAYVQSIPEPDRAIIGLGKRDSAFDAGYPEPAKHYRPGTQAPRDVTADDGWEIFGLMDQHAYLRIPAGADLKVGDMIAFDISHPCLTFDKWRQVLVLDPSYRVTEVIETFF; this comes from the coding sequence ATGAAAGTTACAAACTATCAGGGAGCCACGATCGACCCTTATAGCAAGGGCTTGGGCAACGTGCCGGGCACGAGCATCCAACTGACGGACGCGGCGCGTCTCGAATGGAATCTGCTCGACGAGGACGTGAGCCTGCCCGCCGCCGTTCTGTATGCGGACCGTATCGAGCACAACCTGAAGTGGATGCAGACGTTCGTCGCCGAGTACGGCGTGAAGCTTGCGCCGCACGGCAAGACGACGATGGCGCCGCAACTGTTCCGCCGCCAGATCGAAACGGGCGCGTGGGGCATCACGCTTGCGACGGCGCATCAGGTGCGCGCCGCGTATCACGGCGGCGTATCGCGCGTGTTGATGGCGAACCAGCTGGTCGGCAAACGCAACATGCTGATGATCGCGGAACTGCTCAGCGATCCGGACTTCGAGTTCTTCTGTCTGGTGGATTCCGTCGAAGGCGTCGAGCAGCTTGGCAAGTTCTTTGGCTCGGTGAAAAAGCAGTTGCAGGTGCTGGTCGAACTGGGCGTGCCGGGCGGCCGCACAGGCGTGCGCGACGACGCGCAAACCCATGCCGTGCTCGACGCGATCGCGCGTTACCCGGATTCGTTGAAGCTCGCGGGCATCGAGCTGTATGAAGGCGTGTTGAAGGAAGAACAGGAAGTGCGCGACTTCCTGCGCAGCGCGGTGAAGCTCACGCTCGAACTGTCGGACCAGGGCCGCTTCGCGCGCACGCCAGCTGTGCTGTCGGGCGCAGGCTCGGCATGGTACGACGTCGTCGCGGAAGAGTTCTCGAAGGCGTCGCGCAAAGACCGCATCGAGATCGTGCTGCGTCCGGGCTGCTATCTGACGCATGACGTCGGCATTTATCGCAAGGCGCAGACGGATATCTTCAAGCGCAATCCTGTTGCAAAGCGCATGGGCGAAGGGCTGTTGCCCGCGCTGCATCTGTGGGCGTATGTGCAGTCCATTCCCGAACCGGATCGCGCGATCATCGGCCTCGGCAAGCGTGACTCGGCATTCGACGCCGGCTATCCGGAACCCGCGAAGCATTATCGTCCGGGCACGCAGGCGCCGCGCGATGTCACCGCCGATGATGGCTGGGAAATTTTCGGCTTGATGGATCAGCACGCCTATCTACGGATTCCCGCAGGCGCCGATCTGAAAGTCGGCGACATGATCGCGTTCGATATCTCGCATCCGTGCCTGACGTTCGACAAGTGGCGGCAGGTGCTCGTGCTCGATCCGTCGTATCGCGTGACGGAAGTGATCGAAACGTTCTTCTGA